The following coding sequences are from one Gossypium hirsutum isolate 1008001.06 chromosome A12, Gossypium_hirsutum_v2.1, whole genome shotgun sequence window:
- the LOC107935160 gene encoding BON1-associated protein 2: METKSRTLEITVLSAEGLRIDNKPVKKNAYVVVSVDPFNNKATKVDGEGGSYPSWNDKLVMEMPLQTRFITLLVKCKGSRGEKTVGLARIPVTDFVGGYSPATCLQFLSYRLRDPKGLKNGIIKVSLRVKEPLQDCSSQAAAGGGGNAAMIGLGIPIDGRRDYGMVTGIPIWTGYPSNSLF, translated from the coding sequence atggaGACCAAGTCTCGCACTCTAGAGATCACGGTTTTATCAGCAGAAGGCCTGAGAATCGACAACAAACCGGTGAAAAAGAACGCCTACGTCGTCGTTTCGGTCGACCCTTTCAACAACAAGGCGACCAAGGTCGACGGAGAAGGAGGTAGCTACCCTTCTTGGAACGACAAGCTAGTGATGGAAATGCCGTTACAGACGCGGTTTATAACCCTCCTAGTCAAATGCAAGGGGTCCAGAGGGGAAAAAACGGTAGGGTTAGCGAGGATACCGGTGACGGATTTCGTCGGAGGGTATTCGCCGGCGACTTGTTTGCAGTTCTTGAGTTACAGGTTAAGGGATCCTAAGGGGTTGAAGAATGGGATTATTAAGGTTTCATTGAGAGTGAAAGAGCCTTTGCAGGATTGTTCTTCACAGGCTGCGGCTGGTGGTGGTGGTAATGCGGCGATGATAGGGCTGGGAATTCCCATTGATGGACGAAGAGACTATGGTATGGTTACTGGGATTCCAATATGGACTGGTTATCCATCTAATTCTTTGTTTTAG